From the Excalfactoria chinensis isolate bCotChi1 chromosome 1, bCotChi1.hap2, whole genome shotgun sequence genome, one window contains:
- the ZPLD1 gene encoding zona pellucida-like domain-containing protein 1 — protein MEQVWLLLLLTIKVLSVTAQFNGYNCDANLHSRFPAERDINVFCGVQTITMKINFCTVLFSGYSETDLALNGKHGDAHCRGFINNNTFPAVVIFIINLSTLESCGNTLVVSSARGVNAYGNISVVQIGNVSGYIDTPDPPTIISYLPGLLYKFSCSYPLEYLVNNTQLASSSAAISVRENNGTFISTLNLLLYNDSTYSQQLLIPSTGLPLKTKIYAAVRATNLDGRWNVLMDYCYTTPSGNPSDDLRYDLFFSCDKDPQTTIIENGKSQMGRFSFEVFRFVKHKNQKMSTVFLHCVTKLCRADDCPFLVPICSHRERRDAGSRTTWSPQSTSGNAVITAGPIITRSDETPTNNSELAQHGPPFQLNSVTNALISGVVILGITSVFFFVCSLTLLHRNWPNNSVLSGIRNPVFN, from the exons cTGAACGAGATATCAATGTTTTTTGTGGAGTACAGACCATTACTATGAAGATAAATTTTTGCACAGTTCTTTTCTCTGGTTATTCTGAAACAGATCTGGCACTGAATGGGAAGCATGGGGATGCTCACTGCAGGGGGTTCATCAATAACAACACCTTTCCAGCAGTGGTCATTTTCATCATCAATCTGAGTACTTTGGAATCCTGTGGAAACACTTTAGTG GTGTCCTCAGCTCGAGGTGTCAATGCTTATGGGAATATCTCAGTGGTACAGATAGGTAATGTTTCGGGCTATATAGATACACCAGATCCACCAACTATTATCAGCTATTTACCTGGGCTTCTGTACAAATTTAGCTGTAGCTATCCACTGGAGTACCTGGTTAACAATACCCAGCTTGCTTC GTCATCAGCTGCTATTTCTGTAAGGGAGAACAATGGTACATTTATCAGCACTTTGAATTTGCTGCTTTACAAT gacTCAACCtacagccagcagctcctcatcCCAAGTACAGGTTTACCTTTGAAAACCAAAATATATGCAGCCGTGAGAGCAACCAACCTTGATGGCAG GTGGAATGTTTTGATGGATTACTGTTACACTACACCATCTGGTAATCCAAGCGATGATCTTAGATATGATCTTTTCTTCAG CTGTGACAAGGACCCTCAGACCACTATCATTGAAAATGGCAAGAGCCAAATGGGACGGTTTTCATTTGAGGTATTCCGCTTTGTGAAGCACAAGAACCAGAAGATGTCTACAGTCTTCCTCCACTGCGTGAcaaagctgtgcagagcagatgaCTGTCCCTTTCTTGTGCCA ATCTGCAgtcacagagaaagaagagatgctGGTAGCAGAACAACTTGGAGCCCTCAGAGCACCTCTGGCAATGCTGTGATCACTGCTGGCCCCATCATTACGAGGAGTG atgAGACACCAACCAACAACTCAGAGCTTG CTCAACATGGACCTCCTTTCCAGCTGAATTCAGTCACCAATGCACTGATTTCAGGTGTGGTCATCCTTGGAATCACAAgcgttttcttttttgtgtgttcccTAACTCTTCTGCACAGAAATTGGCCCAACAACTCGGTCTTGAGTGGCATCCGAAACCCAGTTTTTAACTGA